One part of the Odontesthes bonariensis isolate fOdoBon6 chromosome 15, fOdoBon6.hap1, whole genome shotgun sequence genome encodes these proteins:
- the rgs4 gene encoding regulator of G-protein signaling 4, with amino-acid sequence MCKGLATLPATCLKSAKDIKHKISFLLQKPEPHAADQKETKEKTATAAAAKRLPDAAEVEKWKKSFSHVMTSETGRLVFSGFLRSEFSQENMDFWIACEDYKKTPSSKLASRAKQIYQQYVEADAPNEVNLDAATREKTKQKVESASPSCFDEAQKMIYNLMEKDSYRRFLKSKLIRDLCEKEMDDALEKKNCNWAHSRQVLAGGA; translated from the exons ATGTGCAAAGGACTCGCAACACTCCCTGCAACATGCTTGAAAAG TGCCAAAGACATCAAGCACAAGATAAGCTTTTTACTCCAGAAGCCCGAACCACATGCAGCGGATCAGAAGgagacaaaagagaaaactgccactgctgctgctgcaaaaaG gtTGCCTGATGCTGCTGAAGTGGAGAAGTGGAAGAAGTCTTTCAGCCACGTGATGACAAGTGAAA CTGGTCGTCTGGTCTTCAGCGGCTTCCTGAGGTCAGAGTTCAGCCAGGAAAACATGGACTTCTGGATCGCTTGTGAGGACTACAAGAAGACTCCATCTTCCAAGCTGGCAAGCAGAGCCAAGCAGATCTACCAGCAGTATGTGGAGGCAGATGCTCCTAATGAG GTAAACCTGGATGCAGCAACtagagaaaaaacaaagcaaaaagttGAGAGTGCCAGCCCATCTTGTTTTGACGAGGCTCAGAAGATGATCTACAACTTGATGGAAAAAGACTCCTACAGGCGTTTCCTCAAATCCAAACTGATTCGGGATCTGTGTGAAAAAGAGATGGACGATGCTCTGGAGAAGAAAAACTGTAACTGGGCTCACAGCAGGCAGGTGTTAGCTGGCGGTGCCtaa